The proteins below are encoded in one region of Fimbriimonadaceae bacterium:
- a CDS encoding DUF4139 domain-containing protein has product MAIAQGQPEDVQLTVYNKGFALVRESRVFNLRSGMQEVSVEDVAAMIEANSVGVRNLTDPKGFRVLEQNYQYDLISPSAILNKAVGQVIVFNRVLPNGQREVVRGTLLSAPYATVSDQYGNQSGSWNGMVIRTEDGRILLNPTGEIEVSSLPNGLISKPTLVWMVDSARAGESKVEMSYLTQGMNWSADYVLSLDAKGTAGDLNGWVTMTNNSGATFEGAKLKLLAGDVYRVVPRMRMAAKNEAMRFDADAGRGGFQEESFAEYHLYTLQRPATLKNKEIKQISLLEAQGMKVDKKLVVDAMRTYSGWRPSEGEVGTGPITPLFLVEFENTEANQLGIPLPEGTVKVYQRDSSGGSQMIGEASIDHTPRKERISLPVGRSFDVVASRKRTSFNWIRFGSSITGARETYQIEVRNRKQEPTTVHVYERHWGEYKISGNSLPFVQEDSNTIVFKVDLKADEVKTVQYTVETTW; this is encoded by the coding sequence ATGGCAATCGCGCAGGGGCAGCCCGAAGACGTCCAGCTGACGGTCTACAACAAGGGCTTCGCGCTCGTCCGCGAGAGCAGGGTCTTCAACCTGCGGAGCGGGATGCAGGAGGTCAGCGTCGAAGACGTGGCCGCGATGATCGAGGCGAACTCCGTGGGCGTCCGCAACCTCACTGATCCTAAGGGGTTCCGCGTCCTGGAGCAGAACTACCAGTACGACCTCATCAGCCCCAGCGCCATCTTGAACAAGGCGGTCGGGCAGGTCATCGTCTTCAACCGGGTTCTTCCGAACGGGCAGCGCGAAGTCGTGCGGGGCACGCTCCTAAGCGCGCCCTACGCCACGGTGAGCGACCAATACGGCAACCAGAGCGGCAGTTGGAACGGCATGGTGATCCGCACCGAGGACGGGCGGATCCTGCTCAACCCCACGGGCGAGATCGAGGTCTCGAGCCTGCCGAACGGGCTTATCAGCAAGCCGACGCTCGTCTGGATGGTCGATTCGGCGCGCGCGGGCGAGAGCAAGGTGGAGATGAGCTACCTGACCCAGGGAATGAACTGGAGCGCGGACTACGTCTTGAGCCTTGATGCGAAGGGCACGGCAGGCGACCTGAACGGTTGGGTCACGATGACGAACAACAGCGGCGCGACTTTCGAGGGCGCAAAGCTCAAGCTCCTGGCCGGCGACGTCTACCGCGTGGTGCCGCGGATGCGGATGGCGGCCAAGAACGAGGCCATGCGGTTCGATGCCGACGCCGGAAGAGGCGGATTCCAGGAGGAGTCCTTCGCCGAGTACCACCTTTACACGCTCCAGCGCCCGGCGACCCTCAAGAACAAAGAGATCAAGCAGATCTCGCTCCTCGAGGCCCAGGGCATGAAGGTCGATAAGAAGCTGGTCGTGGACGCCATGCGGACCTATTCAGGGTGGCGGCCCAGCGAGGGCGAGGTCGGCACAGGCCCGATCACGCCCCTCTTCCTGGTCGAATTCGAGAACACCGAAGCGAACCAACTCGGCATCCCGCTGCCCGAGGGGACGGTCAAGGTCTACCAGCGGGACTCGTCGGGTGGGTCGCAGATGATCGGGGAAGCCTCGATCGACCACACGCCGCGCAAGGAGCGGATCTCACTGCCGGTCGGCCGTTCCTTCGACGTCGTCGCGTCGCGAAAGCGGACGAGCTTCAACTGGATCCGGTTTGGTTCTTCCATCACCGGCGCCCGCGAGACCTATCAGATCGAGGTTCGAAACCGCAAGCAGGAGCCCACGACGGTCCACGTCTACGAGCGCCACTGGGGCGAGTACAAGATCTCGGGGAACAGCCTGCCGTTCGTCCAGGAAGACTCGAACACGATCGTCTTCAAGGTCGACCTGAAGGCGGACGAGGTCAAGACCGTCCAGTACACGGTCGAGACGACCTGGTAA